One Bacteroidota bacterium DNA segment encodes these proteins:
- a CDS encoding dihydrofolate reductase family protein has product MRKIIVFEHITLDGVIQAGGGPDEDREGGFAYGGWSAPYSDPVIETLLRKLMNEPFDLLLGRKTFDIWGAFWPQHGDVWPGVNTATKYVASNTMTSSKWQPSVFLSGDIANKITGLKQHQGPDLHVWGSSHLLQTLMKHDLVDMFWLMIYPLTLGSGKRLFSDGTIPAAFKVTESKIGSSGVIAVNYERAGAVTTGSQL; this is encoded by the coding sequence ATGAGAAAAATTATTGTGTTCGAACATATCACGCTTGATGGCGTCATACAGGCGGGAGGCGGGCCGGACGAAGACAGGGAGGGGGGCTTTGCGTATGGGGGGTGGAGTGCGCCATATTCGGACCCGGTTATTGAAACGCTCCTCAGAAAATTGATGAACGAACCGTTCGACCTGCTGCTCGGACGCAAAACCTTCGACATCTGGGGGGCGTTTTGGCCGCAACACGGGGATGTGTGGCCCGGAGTCAACACAGCCACGAAGTACGTCGCCTCAAACACAATGACTTCCAGCAAATGGCAGCCCTCCGTATTTTTGAGCGGCGACATCGCGAATAAAATTACCGGCCTCAAGCAGCACCAGGGGCCTGATCTGCACGTTTGGGGAAGCAGTCATCTCCTTCAGACGCTGATGAAGCATGATCTGGTCGATATGTTCTGGCTGATGATCTATCCGTTGACGTTGGGATCTGGAAAGCGGTTATTCTCCGATGGGACGATCCCGGCGGCGTTCAAAGTGACGGAGAGCAAGATCGGTTCGAGCGGCGTCATTGCAGTCAACTATGAGCGCGCGGGAGCCGTCACGACCGGGAGTCAGCTGTAA
- the purE gene encoding 5-(carboxyamino)imidazole ribonucleotide mutase gives MPEKILVGVIMGSKSDWETLQHCGAMLDQLKIPYEARVLSAHRTPDLLFDYITTAESRGLEVIIAAAGGAAHLAGVAASKTLLPVLGVPMESKSLQGMDSLLSMVQMPAGIPVATLAIGKPGAINAALYAAAIMSGKHPEFRTAIKEYREKAVKAILEHPDPRS, from the coding sequence ATGCCTGAAAAAATATTGGTCGGGGTGATCATGGGTTCCAAATCGGACTGGGAGACGCTGCAGCACTGCGGTGCAATGCTGGATCAGCTGAAAATTCCGTACGAGGCGCGCGTCCTCTCGGCCCATCGCACGCCGGATCTGTTGTTCGACTATATTACCACCGCCGAATCGCGCGGGCTCGAGGTGATCATCGCGGCGGCGGGAGGAGCGGCGCATCTGGCGGGAGTAGCCGCGTCGAAGACGCTGCTGCCGGTACTCGGCGTTCCGATGGAATCGAAATCACTGCAGGGGATGGATTCGCTTCTTTCGATGGTTCAAATGCCCGCCGGGATCCCCGTTGCAACACTCGCGATCGGAAAACCGGGAGCGATCAACGCGGCGTTGTATGCAGCGGCGATCATGTCGGGGAAACATCCGGAGTTCCGTACGGCGATCAAAGAGTACCGGGAAAAGGCCGTGAAGGCAATACTGGAACACCCCGATCCAAGGTCGTAG